CGGATCTTCTCAGCGTCCGCGTCGGCCGTAATCCCCAAGATTCGACAAGTCTCCTCCAATCGCTCCTTCGGCATAGCCAACATGCTCATCCCTCATCGCAAGGAACCAGTATTCAATGTTTCCGCAGGAATCCGGACAGCAATCACATCAAGTCCCGCTGAATACAGTTCACCCTAACTTTTTCTTTTCCTAACAAATTGCATACCAATCGAGGCGCACGGGAAAAATGACATGCCCGCAACGGAAGATGTAAACATAACGATCGATGTTCGAGCCGCTGGACGCGGCCTGGAAGACACCGAACTGGCAGGCACAAACGGCGCAGGTTCCCCAAAAAATGTTTCATCCTGCACTTCGCGAAGTTTCTTTCACTATATCCGCCTGCGCATCCACGTCGGCCGTGATGCGAGGGGAAATTGCGTAAATTCCCACAATCTCTGCAAACGTTGTTTCCAACCCCGCCGGGATGGCCTGCGCGGTGCGGGCTGAGGCGATTTACTGACTCACGGCATGTAAACCTTGCGGACAGAAACCATTCCAGCGCCGAGAGGAAAGACGGGTTTCGAAGCCCAGCGACGAAGCCATTTCTTATAGATTGACCCAGAGCGGTACGAGGTATCGGAGCAAAACAAGAAAATCTACGACACCGGAATGACAAATCAGGCAACAGCCACTCATCCCGTTTCGACCCTCAATCCCCAAGGCATGCCAGCGCAGCGGAGGATTCTTCGCGAGTCATCGGAGTTGTATCCCATCCGCATCGATCGTTTGCGCCGATTTCTTTCCGCGCCTCCGTCCATCCATCGCCCTCCTTTGGCATCCCCCTTGCTCTATCCATCAACGACCGAGAGACAGGTGGCCGGATCGTTGACATTGCCCAGGTCACCCAGTGCCCACACCCGGCGCCTCACCCGAAAGTTGAAGACGAGACGCTCAAGCCGGGCGTGCCGGAGCCCACCCATTCGGGACGTGCTCCGGCAGGCTGGAAAGGAGGTGACACCCACACGCAGTCGGGAACCCGCAGAAGCAGGCAGCACCAGAAACAGCACGAAATCGGGTCCAACATCAACGGAGGCAAAAAAATGCGTAGATGGAGTTGGGTAGCTCCAGCATTGGCCACCTCCCTCATGCTGGGAGCGGGGCCGGCGTTCGCGGACGTCTTTGTGGCCGTGGACGTCTTCAAGCGCAAGGATATTGACATCGTCGAGCGGATCGAGATCGCCAAGGCCGTGACCGTGAGTGCGTTTTTTGCCGGGGCGGTGGAAAAGGCGGCCGAGTCGGATGTCATCGTCGATCAGGTGAACCTGGGCAACCAAGCCTGCACCAACTGCGACGAGAAGACCGACACCCTTGTCAATTCCGGCAACAGCAACTCCGGCGTCCTGAGCATCAACCAGGCGGCGGGCAACATGAACAACCAGGGCAACGTGGTGAGCGCCGCTGTGGACGCGGTCGTCGGCAACGGCGGCGGCACTCCGCCGACCCCCTCCGATCCCACGGGCGTCGCCAATTCCCAGTCCGCTCTCGAGCAGGAGAACGGCGTGTTTGTGAAGTTCGCCTTCGACGTGACCGTCACGCCGGCCCGGCCGCTCGATGAGCGTTTTGAGAGTGACGTCGACTTCACCAACCTGTTCATCGTGGCCAACGGCAACACCGTGACGACGGTGGACATCATCTTCCGCGATGCCACCCTCCAGAACGCGGTCAACGGCAACAGCGGCATCGCCCAGGTGAACCAGAGCCCGGGCAACATGAACAACCAGGCGAACTCCCTGTCACTCGCCGTGTCTCTCGCCGGCAACGGCGTGGCGCTGGCCGAAGCGGACCTGGGGCAGATCAACGCCGTGAACCAGGTGTTCGAGTCCGACGTGGTGGGGTCGAGCATCGGCGTCAATGGCGACGATGTCCCGGCCGCGGTCGGAATCAACAAGAACGCGACCATCACGGGCTCGATCCTGGGGAACACCGGCATCGTCGGCGTGAACCAGTCGGCCGGGAACATGGCGAACCAGGCCAACAACGTGAGCTTCGCCGCTGTGACTCCAGGAAACTAAAGGCGAGCGAATTCAAGGGAGACCTGACTAATGACAAGGAAACTTCTGGGCATTGCCCTTGGCCTGTCGATGATCGCCTTGGCGCCTCCAGCGTATGCTTTCCTGGACAACACGGCGATCATCCTCAAGGACAAAGACATCGAAGTACTCGAGCACGTCCGCGTACTGAAGCGGATCGTGATCGCCCCGAGGCTTGAGCGCCGCGATTTCACGGGAGCGGCGGAGGCCCAGGCTTTCACGAACCAGGCGAATGTCCTGAACAGCGATGACGCCGTCCCGGGGACGCCTCCCGGTGACTCCGAATTCGACCCCATCTCGGGGCAGCCCCAGGATCTGGTCGGCTTCGGCTGGCTGAAAGAGGCACTGATCACCGGCTCGGTGAACGCCAACACCGGTATCGTGGGCGTCAACCAGGACGTCGGCAACATGGTGAACCAGGCCAACAACGTCGCCTTCGCCCTGACCACCGCCTCCGCTGCGATCGCCCATTCGCAGGCGGACAGCGATCAGTTCAACCTGGGGAACGAGCACCGTCACATCGAGGTCCTTCCGCGGAATCCCGACGGGAGCCTCGATCTCGCCACGATCAACGATCCCAACTTCGGGCATCTCAAGGCGACGATCACCGGGTCGGTCAACACCAACTCCGGCATCGTCGGAGTGAACCAGAACGCCGGCAGCATGAACAACCAGAGCAACACCCTGGCCCTGGCCGTCGCTCCGGGCGGCTCCGTGGCCCTCTCCGAGTCCGATCTCGGGCAGGTGAATGCCTTCAACGAGGTGGTGGAGGTCGAGACCGTCAAGCGCGATCTCATCACCGGCTCGGTGAACGGCAACACAGGCGTCGTCCAGGTGAACCAGAGCACCGGCAACATGAACAACCAGGCGTCGGCCGTCAGCATGAGCGTGCTCACCAGCGCGGTCAGAGTGAACGTCGTCGGCGCTCCGTAGTCTCTAGCGGGAGGGAACGACCCCTCTCAAAGGGGCGCCGGTGGGGCGGGGGCGACCCCGCCCCACCCGGCCCCTCCTCCGGCGGGGCAGAGAAAAAGTCCACGCGATAAGCGGGGTCCAGGTCGGATGGACATCACACGAAGAGGGCCTCTGATGAAGGCGATGGGACGAAAGACATACCGATGGCTGGCCGTCCTGGCCGTCGCCGCGGCGGCGGTGGGAGCTCCCTTGGGGGCGCAGACGGCGTCCGCCCAAGAGAAAGCGGCCTTCGAATCGACCGAGACCGGCTTCAAGTATTCGGTGACCGGCGCCGGGGATGTCGAGGCGATTGCGAACAGCCTCGGCATGGCCATCGCCGAGACGACCGTGAGCCAGGCCCTAATCGGAAACTATGTCGAGCAAAATAACGTCAACAGCCGCACCCTGATCCGTGATTCCGTCAGGAACAACGCCGGGATCATCACGATCAACCAAGAGTCCGGGAACATCAACAACCAGGCGAACTCCATCGCGGTGGCTCTGATCGAGAGGAGCGGGCCCACCTTCGTCTCCTTGAACAACACGAGGATGGCCATCAGCGCCGGCAACACCCTGCTCGTGAGGGGAGGCCACCGGGAGGACCGCATCGAGAACAGCCTACAAAACACGCGAGGCATCGTAGCCGTCAACCAGACCTCCGGGAACCTGAACCAGCAGTCCAACGCCCTCGCCCTGGGCGTCGGTCTCCGGCTCGGGACCGAGGCGGTCAGCGTCGCCGACGGCGATCTCGGCCAGATCAGCCTGAAAAACAGCATGGTCAAAGACGAATCGGATTCCCGCACGAGAATGGACATCCTGGTGGACTCGTTCGGCGGTTTCTTCGGCATCGCGCAGATATCCCAATCGGCCGGAGATTCGAACATCGTGAGCAACACGGCCGCGGTTTCCATCACACGGCTGGAGGCCCGATGAATACGTGCGCAAAAACCGCCGTCGCGTGCGCGGCTTGCCTGCTCGCACTGACGCTGAGCATGCCGGCTGGAGAGGCCAGCGTCGTGGCGATTCCTGGCGCCGGAGGCGGAATCCGCCTGAACAACATCCACGTGAAGACGCTGGTGGACATGCGCTTCAAGCAGATCGTCCGGCAGCAGTACGACGTCAGCTGCGGCGCCGCGGCGGTCGCGACCCTGCTCAAACATTATTTCGGCCGGGAGCAGGCGACCGAAGAAGACGTTCTGAGAAGCATGATCAAGATCGGCGATCAGGAGAAGATCCAGCGCTTCGGATTCTCCCTTCTGGAAATGAAAAAATATACAGAAATGCTGGGATACACCTCGCGTGGATTTCGCCTCAAGAACATCGATGTGCTGACGCGCCTGAAGGTCCCCGTAATCACCCTGACCAATGTCAGGGGATATGCCCACTTCGTCGTCGTCAAAGGGGTGCGGGGGAACCGCGCCTACATCGCGGATCCTGCGTTCGGGAACCGCGCCGTCCCGCTGGATGAGTTCGAAGCGTCATGGAACCAGGTGATCCTGATTGTGATAGGAAATTCGGTCACGGCTGACAACACGTTCGAACTGCAAGACGCAGTGAAAACGGAGAACTCGACCCTGGCGTCAATCCTGAGCAGAGTGTCGTTCATCCACACGACGGTGACGCCCGGCGTCGGAGAATTCTAACCTCGGGAGACAGAACGACATGAAAAAGGCTTTTGTTCTGGGGTCCATTTTGGCTCTCCTTCTGGCTCCCGTCCAGAGCGTCGCGGGCGAGCGCGGGAAGCGCCCTTCCTTTGCGGAAGCGCAGCTCGTCATGCTGCAGCAACACGCGAATCCGCTGCCGGACGAACAGTTGAGCGATTTGCGCGGTGGCTTCAACGGTTTGGCCTTCCGGGTCATCTTCGAGGGATTTGCGAACTCCAACGGCGACCGCAACTTCAACCTCCAGGTGAACAGCAACACCGAGCCCTCCTCCAACGGGGGCCAGGTGACCACCACCGGCCAGGGAGACGGCGAAGCCAAGATCATCGCGTCGGTCGGCGGGTTTGGGGCGGCCCGAGGCGTATTCCAACTCGCGCAGGTCCCGGGGAACAACAATGTGATCACGAACAATCTCTTTATCCAGCTCGTTCTGCTCAACACCGGCGGAACGGAAGTCCTGCGCCTCTCGGACATCTTCGGGCCCGGGCAATAGGGGAATGTGAGGAACCGGGATGATGCGCCTGGAGAAAATGAGGACGCTCATACGCATCTTGTGCTTCATGCTGCTTGCGTCGCCCTTTGGTCTGGAGCGGGCCGGCGCGGAAAATCCCGCCTTGCTGAAGTCGGATTGCAGTCCGAGAGAGGCGCCCTGGCATTCTACGACGGTTGAAAACCTGCGCCTGGAATCATCCATCCTGCATGAACGGGTTATGACGATAGCGACCCACGGCTGTTCGGATATGCAGTCCATTTCGGAGTTGGAACTGGGCAGCGTGCGAGGCGGGGAATCCGGCGACGCCAGTTTCACTCCGCCCGAGGCCGCAAAAGAGCAGGACCCCTCCCTCGGCGGCGCGGACGCTGCGCCCGAAAGCTCCATTTCCGAGGTTCCGCCAGCCAACGGCGAAAAGAAGCGCGTCCGCGTCGAGATCAAACGGAACACCGCATCGGTCCGCAACGAGGAAAGGAATACCCGCCTCTCCACCTTTCGAGACGTCGCTCTCGTGCCGACATTCGGACCGTCCTTCGGTACCGGCTCCCCCACCCCCAACGGATTCTCTTCCCGCCTGATCCAGAATACCGCGCCGACAAGGTAACATGCCCCAAGGCGCCGCCTCGAGAGATACCTCACAAACCATCTCGTCCACCCTGTCCACCTGTCACTAGCCCCATCGAGGAACCCTTCTCCGCCGCAGCCTCCTGTATCCGCTCGGGCTCCCGCTCCCTTCCATAAGTACAGGCCGAAAGAAGCACAGCCCGAAGGAAGTCGCAAAAGGAGACGCGGGATCATCCTCCTTCAAAATATCTCCAGATAACGTCACATGATGAACAAAAGGTCATGTTTCTTAACACCGCGTTTCATAAAAGCGTATACAGCCTTACACCCGAAAATCCTTCGCCCGTATGGGTGTTCCGCCGCTTCACAAATCGGCTGTCTTTGGGATTTACATAAGCGGACCACACCCCCATCCCCTTCTCCCAATTCAAGCCGCAATTCCGACATGATCTTAGAATTTCACTTGGCCCGTAATTTGCTTTTTCATAGGCGGACTGCCAGCGGGATTCCCGGCGTGGATCGCATCGCAGGAAGCGGAGGGTGAGACTCTTGCGCCTTCTTGAGACGAGGCGAGAGCTAGCCCAAGGGGAAGTCCAAAGAACTCCACGCGTTGCCGATCTGGGAATCCTTGCAAACCGGCGGCAACGAAACGCCCGAGGGGAGACATGCCATATTCCGCCCATGATTTGCCTGACACCTGCTTTTCCGATGGCACCCCAAACCAGTCCGACGCACCCGGCTTTACGCCTCCCGTCCACGTCCTGGAAAGAGGAAAGCACCCGAAGGAAATCATCGCCGACAGCCCGGGGATGCAGGAGGTCTTCCAGCAAATTGAGAAATTTGCCTCCTCATCGGATGCCTCGATCCTCATCACAGGGGAGACCGGCACAGGCAAGGAAGTCGTCGCGGCCTTGATTCACAAGAAAAAGCTGCGGCGTGCCGATGGTCCCTTCGTTGCGGTCAATTGCGGCGCGATACCGGGCCCGCTCCTCGAGTCCGAGCTATTCGGGCACGAAAAGGGGGCATTCACGGGGGCGTATGCCCTCAAAAAGGGGAAGGCCGAGCTCGCGCACGGAGGCTCGCTGTTCCTGGATGAGGTCGGGGAACTGCCCCTGACGCTCCAGGTCAAATTGCTGCGCTTCCTGGAGACGCGCCAGATCGACCGGGTCGGCGGGACCAGCGCCAGGAACATCGACGTCCAAATCATCAGCGCGACCAACAAAAACCTGTTCGAGTCCGTCAAGAAGAAAGAGTTCCGAGAGGATCTGTACTACCGCCTGGCGGTCTTGTGCATACATCTGCCGCCTCTCAGGGAACGCGGCGACGACGTGCATCTCCTCGCCTACCAATTCCTCGAGAAGTTCGCGCGCGAGTTGGGCCGGCCCGTCAAAGGCTTCACGCCCGAAACCTTGCGGGCCATGGAGTCATATCCCTGGCCGGGCAACATCAGGGAGCTGCTCAACAAAC
The DNA window shown above is from Candidatus Tectomicrobia bacterium and carries:
- a CDS encoding C39 family peptidase, with the protein product MNTCAKTAVACAACLLALTLSMPAGEASVVAIPGAGGGIRLNNIHVKTLVDMRFKQIVRQQYDVSCGAAAVATLLKHYFGREQATEEDVLRSMIKIGDQEKIQRFGFSLLEMKKYTEMLGYTSRGFRLKNIDVLTRLKVPVITLTNVRGYAHFVVVKGVRGNRAYIADPAFGNRAVPLDEFEASWNQVILIVIGNSVTADNTFELQDAVKTENSTLASILSRVSFIHTTVTPGVGEF
- a CDS encoding sigma-54-dependent Fis family transcriptional regulator, coding for MPYSAHDLPDTCFSDGTPNQSDAPGFTPPVHVLERGKHPKEIIADSPGMQEVFQQIEKFASSSDASILITGETGTGKEVVAALIHKKKLRRADGPFVAVNCGAIPGPLLESELFGHEKGAFTGAYALKKGKAELAHGGSLFLDEVGELPLTLQVKLLRFLETRQIDRVGGTSARNIDVQIISATNKNLFESVKKKEFREDLYYRLAVLCIHLPPLRERGDDVHLLAYQFLEKFARELGRPVKGFTPETLRAMESYPWPGNIRELLNKLRRAVVMAENEWLSPSDLSLDPEKDTPDLLNLPEAKEKVEHEYLQKALSLSKGNISRAARLLKISRPHLYTLMRKYRIKKG